In the Opitutaceae bacterium genome, one interval contains:
- a CDS encoding asparaginase domain-containing protein, with translation MHISVLTTGGTIDKIYFDALSEFQVGDPQIAEVLKHIHAGFTYDVRVVLRKDSLEFSEGDRKTIRMAAEEAASEHILVTHGTDTMCETGRVLQGIDGKTIVLTGALTPARFRETDAVFNIGFALACVQILPPGVYIAMNGRIFDPATTRKNREKNLFEAITD, from the coding sequence ATGCATATCTCCGTCCTCACCACCGGTGGAACCATCGACAAGATCTATTTCGACGCCCTGAGTGAGTTTCAGGTGGGCGACCCGCAGATCGCCGAGGTGCTCAAGCACATCCATGCGGGATTCACCTACGACGTCCGCGTGGTGCTCAGGAAAGACAGTCTGGAGTTCAGCGAAGGGGACCGGAAGACCATCCGGATGGCCGCCGAGGAAGCGGCCTCCGAACATATTCTCGTCACCCACGGTACCGACACGATGTGTGAAACGGGCCGGGTTCTCCAGGGGATTGACGGGAAGACGATCGTTCTGACCGGCGCGCTGACTCCGGCCCGGTTTCGGGAGACCGACGCGGTCTTCAATATCGGGTTTGCGCTGGCCTGTGTGCAGATCCTGCCCCCCGGGGTCTATATCGCCATGAATGGCCGGATTTTCGACCCGGCGACCACCCGGAAGAACCGGGAAAAGAACCTCTTTGAGGCGATCACCGATTGA
- a CDS encoding efflux RND transporter periplasmic adaptor subunit, giving the protein MTARIITFLLVLLLVGATGCRKADSATDATAKTEGKPAEGKEGDGPGNGEKTDEKKEAVPVEVAEARIGDISSYLLYNSTLETEGAVEIYPQISGLIRELLVEEGDRVDAGDVLLRLDDDELRVAAKEAEVTLERLESTFKRTQDLSERGMINEQDFESARFDLAQARLRLESAQLRLDQTIIRAPVAGVITERAVQIGARVAPATMLFGMMRLDEMIARVYVPGRHLTSVQVGQTAELSSDFLPDVKFEGWIKRISPVVDPRSGTFKVTIGVKALADQAPPGLFVAVKIITDTHLDAVLVPKEAVVYEGGERFVFSVKEGIAQKQKLEGGYDNTTSVEAVAGIEKGTQIIVLGQNGLKDGTPVRVVMPKTSAVTGIESPQQEPGDA; this is encoded by the coding sequence ATGACCGCACGCATCATCACTTTTCTCCTGGTCCTGCTTCTCGTTGGCGCGACCGGCTGCCGCAAGGCCGACAGTGCAACAGATGCCACCGCCAAGACCGAAGGGAAGCCCGCCGAGGGCAAGGAGGGTGACGGTCCCGGGAACGGAGAAAAGACCGACGAGAAAAAGGAGGCGGTCCCGGTTGAAGTCGCCGAAGCCCGGATCGGAGACATCTCTTCCTATCTCCTCTACAACTCAACCCTTGAAACCGAGGGCGCGGTCGAGATTTATCCGCAGATCTCCGGCCTCATCCGGGAGCTCCTGGTCGAGGAAGGCGACCGGGTGGACGCTGGTGATGTTCTTCTGCGGCTCGACGACGACGAACTCCGGGTGGCGGCCAAGGAAGCGGAGGTCACTCTCGAGCGTCTCGAGTCCACCTTCAAGCGGACCCAGGATCTCTCGGAGCGCGGGATGATCAATGAACAGGATTTTGAATCCGCCCGTTTCGACCTGGCCCAGGCCCGGCTCCGCCTCGAGTCCGCCCAATTGCGTCTCGACCAGACGATCATCCGCGCACCGGTCGCCGGCGTGATCACCGAACGGGCCGTCCAGATCGGGGCGCGGGTGGCCCCGGCGACGATGCTCTTCGGCATGATGCGGCTCGACGAGATGATCGCCCGGGTCTACGTTCCCGGACGCCACCTCACTTCGGTCCAGGTCGGCCAGACAGCCGAGCTTTCGTCGGACTTCCTGCCCGATGTGAAATTTGAAGGCTGGATCAAGCGGATAAGCCCGGTCGTTGATCCCCGAAGTGGAACCTTCAAGGTGACCATCGGAGTGAAGGCCCTCGCCGACCAGGCCCCGCCCGGCCTTTTTGTCGCCGTCAAGATCATCACAGACACCCACCTCGACGCGGTCCTGGTGCCCAAAGAAGCCGTCGTTTACGAGGGCGGTGAACGTTTCGTTTTCTCCGTCAAGGAAGGCATCGCCCAAAAACAGAAGCTCGAGGGCGGTTACGACAATACCACTTCGGTCGAAGCCGTGGCCGGGATCGAGAAAGGCACCCAGATCATCGTCCTTGGCCAGAATGGCCTGAAGGACGGGACCCCGGTCCGCGTGGTCATGCCAAAGACTTCAGCCGTGACCGGGATCGAATCACCCCAGCAAGAGCCGGGTGACGCCTGA
- a CDS encoding efflux RND transporter permease subunit: MNPDKKSGVPFQSRFSITTERPVAILMVVMAVCVFGMVSYKRLALTLMPDISYPALTVRTEYPGTAPEEVENLISRRLEQELGIIPNLVSISSISKAGQSDVILEFAWDTDMKGISQEIREKVDRVRLPDEARRPLLLHYDPSLDPIMRMGLYGPQSLYELRYLAENEIKRELESLPGVAAVKVKGGLEEQYHVSLDEEKISLMGLDINQVNNRLAQNNVNIPGGNLREGQTEYLIRTLNEFQSIDEIADLIVARQGGVDVRIKDIGEVYRSHKDREIITRVKGQESIEIEIYKEADANVVAVAQQVKDRLKGRPEQRAFVEKMKAEAEKKPEPPKKEEDKAAKGDGKGKPGDGKGNLEAKKRQAAMETMNRLRMTDFIEYRLPEKSGIEVLSDQSIFIRNSIREVKSNAILGGLMAVIVLFVFLRNFVHTLIVGITIPVSIVATFAPMYIFDVSLNIISLGGLALGVGILVDNSIVVLESIFRCREEGDSVGNATVRGVTEVGSAVIASTLTTVAVFFPIVFVEGVAGQVFGDMALTVVFSLLASLAVALFFIPMLASRRITDAAQVGSASPVASRFFRFSANTEGMDAWARFRSALFIPPVWGVRLLLLVSAVVILVIRAIGLVLFPLAAVLAGLFEAIVRRRSPRFPALLARFPVVIPGLAWAEYDQVWPGIIRNEAARRLLDHIRRFSGWVTAGPSLFRRVARTFAALLVLPLVLLTFYFGLILRTIGSLLHLVLVSLILTAIAIWTTANCVGAPLLAPVLTGFEKGFNFLQDLYPRVLGWSLKNPTAVLGICVLLFIAVIGGILPRLGRELIPQVHQGEFNLDITLPVGTPLERTAEVAMQVEDEVLRHKEVERIATEVGSENTATSSSEEGEHTGAVMVRMKDGLGAREEDALISRIRNNLRDLPETNIEVSYPALFSFKSPIEVEIRGWDLEQLRTVSRQAEIELANVAGLVDVKSSFQRGNPELQISYKRDRLAEYGLELRQVAELVRNKVQGQVATEFRREERQIDILVRLNEKDRLGVDEIERLIINPGEPIPIPLSSVADIRINEGPSEIRRIDQERAALLTANVSGVDLASVSSGIALILGSMEFPEGFGYLISGQNAEMQTSTNSLILAMCLALFLVYIVMASQFESLVHPLVIMFTVPLALIGSGIALWLLGLSLSITVFIGLIMLAGIVVNNAIVLVDYINHLRKTGMEKTEAIIQAGTVRLRPILMTTATTVLGLIPMAMGLGEGAEIRTPMAITVIAGLLSSTILTLVVIPTVYLIVDRRKTIAPAT, from the coding sequence ATGAATCCGGACAAGAAGAGCGGCGTTCCATTTCAATCCCGTTTCTCGATCACGACCGAGAGACCGGTTGCCATCCTCATGGTGGTGATGGCCGTTTGTGTCTTCGGCATGGTCTCCTACAAGAGGCTGGCCCTCACGCTGATGCCCGACATCAGTTACCCGGCGCTGACGGTCAGGACGGAATACCCGGGCACCGCACCGGAGGAAGTGGAAAACCTGATCTCGCGCCGGCTGGAACAGGAACTCGGCATCATCCCCAACCTGGTCAGCATCAGCTCCATTTCCAAAGCCGGTCAGTCCGATGTGATCCTCGAGTTCGCCTGGGATACCGACATGAAGGGCATCTCCCAGGAGATCCGCGAGAAGGTCGACCGGGTCCGCCTGCCCGACGAGGCCCGCCGTCCCCTTCTCCTGCATTACGATCCCTCGCTCGACCCGATCATGCGGATGGGGCTCTACGGCCCACAGTCTCTCTACGAATTGCGCTATCTCGCCGAGAACGAGATCAAGCGGGAACTGGAGTCCCTGCCCGGGGTCGCCGCCGTCAAGGTGAAGGGCGGTCTCGAGGAGCAGTATCACGTCTCGCTCGATGAGGAGAAGATATCCCTGATGGGCCTCGATATCAATCAGGTGAACAACCGGTTGGCCCAGAACAATGTCAACATCCCCGGAGGCAACCTGCGCGAGGGACAGACCGAATACCTGATCCGTACTCTCAATGAGTTTCAATCGATCGACGAGATCGCCGACCTGATCGTCGCGCGCCAGGGCGGCGTGGACGTCCGCATCAAGGACATCGGGGAGGTCTACCGCTCCCACAAGGACCGTGAAATCATAACCCGGGTCAAGGGACAGGAAAGCATCGAGATCGAGATCTACAAGGAAGCCGACGCCAACGTGGTCGCGGTGGCGCAGCAGGTCAAAGACCGCCTCAAGGGCAGGCCGGAGCAACGGGCCTTTGTGGAGAAAATGAAAGCCGAGGCGGAGAAAAAGCCCGAACCTCCCAAGAAAGAAGAGGACAAGGCAGCCAAGGGCGACGGCAAGGGCAAGCCCGGTGACGGCAAGGGCAATCTCGAGGCCAAAAAGCGCCAGGCCGCCATGGAGACGATGAACCGGCTCCGCATGACCGATTTCATCGAGTACCGCCTTCCCGAAAAATCCGGCATCGAGGTGCTCTCCGATCAGTCGATTTTCATCCGCAATTCGATTCGGGAGGTGAAGAGCAACGCCATTCTCGGCGGCCTCATGGCAGTCATCGTGCTCTTTGTCTTCCTGCGCAACTTTGTCCACACCCTGATCGTCGGCATCACCATACCCGTCTCCATCGTGGCCACCTTTGCCCCGATGTACATCTTTGATGTGTCGCTCAACATCATCTCGCTCGGCGGTCTTGCCCTCGGGGTGGGCATCCTCGTCGACAACTCCATCGTCGTTCTCGAGAGCATCTTCCGGTGCCGGGAGGAAGGAGACTCCGTCGGCAACGCCACCGTCCGTGGCGTGACTGAGGTCGGCAGCGCCGTCATCGCCTCGACCCTGACCACGGTTGCCGTGTTCTTTCCCATCGTCTTTGTTGAAGGCGTGGCCGGACAGGTTTTCGGCGACATGGCCCTGACGGTCGTCTTCTCGCTTCTGGCTTCGCTGGCCGTGGCCCTCTTCTTCATCCCGATGCTGGCTTCGCGCAGAATCACCGACGCCGCCCAGGTCGGATCCGCCAGTCCGGTCGCCTCCCGCTTCTTCAGGTTTTCCGCCAATACCGAGGGAATGGACGCTTGGGCGCGCTTCCGGTCCGCCCTGTTCATCCCCCCGGTCTGGGGTGTCCGCCTGCTCCTCCTGGTTTCAGCCGTCGTCATTCTGGTGATACGTGCAATCGGGCTGGTCCTGTTTCCTCTGGCCGCGGTGCTCGCCGGTCTGTTCGAGGCGATCGTCCGCCGCCGAAGCCCCCGCTTCCCCGCACTTCTGGCGCGCTTCCCGGTGGTCATTCCCGGGTTGGCCTGGGCGGAATACGACCAGGTCTGGCCGGGAATCATCCGGAATGAAGCAGCCCGCCGGCTGCTTGACCACATCCGCCGGTTCTCCGGGTGGGTGACCGCCGGACCCTCTCTTTTCAGGAGGGTCGCCCGCACATTTGCCGCCCTGCTCGTGCTGCCGCTCGTGCTCCTCACGTTCTATTTTGGACTCATCCTCCGGACCATCGGGTCGTTGCTGCACCTCGTCCTGGTCAGCCTCATCCTGACCGCCATCGCCATCTGGACGACCGCCAATTGCGTCGGCGCGCCCCTGCTCGCGCCCGTCCTCACCGGGTTTGAAAAAGGGTTCAATTTCCTTCAGGACCTCTACCCTCGTGTTCTCGGGTGGTCGCTGAAGAATCCCACGGCGGTCCTGGGGATCTGCGTGCTGCTTTTCATCGCGGTCATCGGCGGCATCCTGCCCCGTCTCGGCCGGGAGTTGATCCCACAGGTCCATCAGGGGGAATTCAACCTCGACATCACCCTGCCCGTCGGAACGCCCCTGGAACGGACCGCCGAAGTCGCCATGCAGGTGGAGGACGAAGTCCTGCGCCATAAGGAGGTCGAACGGATCGCCACCGAGGTCGGTTCGGAAAACACCGCCACCAGTTCGTCCGAGGAAGGCGAACATACCGGTGCCGTCATGGTCCGGATGAAGGACGGTCTCGGTGCCCGGGAGGAAGATGCATTGATCAGCCGCATCCGGAACAACCTTCGCGACCTTCCAGAGACCAATATCGAAGTGTCCTACCCCGCTCTCTTCAGCTTCAAGAGCCCGATCGAAGTCGAGATCAGGGGATGGGATCTCGAGCAACTCCGCACGGTCAGCCGCCAGGCGGAGATCGAACTCGCGAACGTTGCGGGTCTCGTCGACGTCAAATCGTCGTTCCAGCGGGGCAATCCCGAGCTCCAGATATCGTACAAACGCGATCGCCTGGCCGAGTATGGGCTCGAACTTCGCCAGGTCGCCGAACTCGTCCGCAACAAGGTCCAGGGTCAGGTGGCCACGGAGTTCCGCAGGGAAGAACGGCAAATTGATATCCTCGTCCGGCTCAACGAAAAGGATCGCCTCGGCGTCGATGAAATCGAGCGACTGATCATCAATCCGGGCGAACCGATTCCCATCCCGCTTTCCTCAGTCGCCGACATCCGGATCAACGAAGGGCCGAGCGAGATCCGGCGGATCGACCAGGAGCGGGCCGCCCTGCTCACCGCCAACGTCAGCGGGGTTGACCTCGCTTCGGTTTCCTCGGGGATCGCCCTCATTCTTGGATCGATGGAGTTCCCCGAAGGCTTCGGCTACCTGATCAGCGGTCAGAACGCCGAAATGCAGACCTCGACCAACAGCCTCATCCTGGCGATGTGCCTGGCCCTCTTCCTTGTTTATATCGTGATGGCGAGCCAGTTTGAATCGCTGGTCCACCCCCTGGTCATCATGTTCACGGTCCCGCTCGCCCTGATCGGCAGCGGGATCGCCCTCTGGCTGCTCGGCCTCTCCCTCTCCATCACCGTATTCATCGGGCTGATCATGCTCGCCGGCATCGTGGTCAACAACGCCATCGTCCTGGTCGACTACATCAATCACCTGCGCAAGACCGGGATGGAGAAGACCGAGGCCATCATCCAGGCCGGCACCGTCCGTCTTCGGCCGATCCTCATGACGACCGCCACCACCGTCCTCGGCCTCATCCCGATGGCCATGGGCCTCGGGGAAGGAGCCGAAATCCGCACCCCGATGGCCATCACGGTCATCGCGGGCCTGCTCAGCTCGACCATCCTGACCCTCGTCGTCATTCCCACGGTCTACCTCATCGTCGACCGCCGCAAGACAATCGCCCCGGCCACCTGA
- a CDS encoding efflux RND transporter permease subunit has protein sequence MKPEPSYPLPRFSVDRPVTVIMILLALLVVGLIAYQRIPIALFPEGYEENSLGVYIPYPNATPKDIEEKIAQPVEEIIGTISNVRKISTRCYPGVMFARISFQPQTDLATAYADLRDRMDRVMPELPDDVERVWVRRWDENDIPIMFLVAKFDEAFGDPYYPADQFLRPALQRIEGVGNVEIFGLEGNDVMIELDQERVQSHGIDVYELTNRLRRENFNLPGGYVYESGKKIYVRSLARFETIEAIRGYVIDAEHNLTLGDIADVNLKRPEREWVYRIDQTPALGIEIVRAANGNIAQISDGVRQVLDTITELPQLKGVEFEVFWDQGTHVKESIHNLTSSGLWGGLFASIVLFLFMRAIRMTVILTLAIPLSILTTVVVMYFIGWSLNMATMMGLLLCIGLVIDNSIVIVENIYRYRQAGLPGRQASIRGAGEVGLAVTTATLTTVVVFLPLILMSDEEEFSFWMLRIGTPVIVALLASLFIALVFVPLAALRLSSGKHHTEPVLLGWLRKRYLRVLQWALHHRVEATLLVLLTMATIVIPAKNLKKTDNNGGGDNNNVWLFFDMPSGQTLERADAFFTRVENSILEYSDLYHIKSVETRFRSNFGRMQVVLKEDSNTEWYAYAWTSLLEKLGLREPVMTKEEVEEHIKEHADVPPGYTLRTNWRDRSDDASVSITLYGEDTETLEHLAREVERRLNTIEGLNSVETDMDTGTTELQVRLDRDQAGRLGVDTRAISGTIAYTLRGFEISKYYTPTGREVDIQVQLKDARNQNMDDLKNLTFTSRDGTPVPLESLASLFVQPSLGGIRRENRETALNVVAKASKSDAKSLFAKVDQAMQGFEMPRGYRWDKGSRYVRMEDSDKSQKFAMIMSICFVFLLMGVLFESFILPLAVIIAIPFSFLGVYWTLFLTGTPLDIMSMIGTVILIGVVVNNAIVLVDLTNRHRHEGMERTQALMEAGRHRFRPILMTTFTTVCGLIPMALGNSKMIGMPYSPLGRTMIGGLLCATFLTLVIVPLFYSCLDDLRNLFFRMISSARQKQPEGTPEAAGR, from the coding sequence ATGAAACCTGAACCGTCCTACCCGCTTCCCCGCTTCTCGGTGGACCGGCCGGTCACCGTGATCATGATCCTTCTGGCCCTCCTGGTCGTGGGGTTGATCGCCTACCAGCGGATCCCGATCGCGCTCTTCCCCGAAGGCTACGAAGAGAACTCCCTCGGGGTTTATATTCCCTATCCGAACGCCACCCCGAAGGACATTGAGGAGAAGATCGCCCAGCCGGTTGAGGAAATCATCGGCACGATCAGCAACGTCAGGAAGATCAGCACCCGGTGCTACCCCGGCGTCATGTTTGCCCGGATCAGTTTCCAGCCCCAGACCGACCTGGCCACCGCCTATGCCGACCTCCGCGACCGGATGGACCGGGTCATGCCTGAATTGCCCGATGATGTCGAACGGGTCTGGGTACGCCGCTGGGACGAGAACGACATCCCCATCATGTTCCTCGTCGCCAAGTTCGATGAAGCCTTCGGCGACCCCTACTACCCGGCGGACCAGTTCCTGAGACCCGCGCTCCAGCGCATCGAGGGCGTCGGCAATGTGGAGATCTTCGGACTTGAGGGCAACGACGTTATGATCGAACTGGACCAGGAGCGGGTCCAGAGTCACGGGATCGATGTTTACGAACTGACCAATCGCCTGAGGCGGGAAAATTTCAACCTGCCCGGAGGGTATGTCTACGAGTCCGGCAAAAAGATCTATGTCCGGTCACTCGCGCGCTTTGAGACGATCGAAGCCATCCGGGGCTATGTGATCGACGCCGAACACAACCTGACCCTAGGCGATATTGCAGACGTCAACCTGAAGCGACCCGAACGGGAATGGGTTTACCGGATCGACCAGACCCCGGCCCTGGGCATCGAGATCGTCCGGGCCGCCAACGGCAATATCGCCCAGATTTCAGACGGCGTTCGCCAGGTCCTCGATACCATCACCGAACTTCCCCAATTGAAAGGAGTCGAGTTCGAGGTTTTCTGGGACCAGGGCACCCACGTCAAGGAGTCGATTCACAACCTGACCTCCTCGGGGCTCTGGGGCGGTCTCTTCGCTTCGATCGTCCTCTTTCTCTTCATGCGGGCCATCCGCATGACGGTGATTCTGACCCTGGCCATTCCACTCTCGATCCTCACCACCGTGGTTGTCATGTACTTCATCGGCTGGTCCCTCAACATGGCCACCATGATGGGTCTGCTGCTTTGCATCGGCCTGGTCATCGACAACTCGATCGTCATCGTCGAGAATATCTACCGCTACCGACAGGCGGGATTGCCGGGCCGGCAGGCCTCGATCCGCGGAGCCGGCGAAGTCGGACTGGCCGTGACCACCGCCACCCTGACCACCGTGGTCGTCTTTCTGCCCCTCATCCTGATGAGCGATGAGGAGGAATTCTCGTTCTGGATGCTCCGGATCGGGACCCCTGTTATCGTCGCCCTGCTGGCCTCGCTCTTCATCGCCCTGGTCTTTGTTCCCCTGGCCGCCCTCCGCCTCTCCAGCGGCAAACACCATACCGAACCCGTCCTCCTGGGCTGGCTCCGGAAGCGCTACCTGAGGGTCCTCCAGTGGGCCCTCCACCATCGGGTCGAGGCCACCCTCCTCGTCCTCCTGACCATGGCCACCATTGTCATTCCGGCCAAGAACCTGAAGAAGACCGACAACAACGGCGGCGGCGACAACAATAATGTCTGGCTCTTCTTCGACATGCCTTCCGGACAGACCCTTGAGCGGGCGGACGCTTTCTTCACCCGGGTCGAAAACTCCATCCTGGAATACTCCGACCTCTATCATATCAAGAGTGTGGAGACGCGATTCAGATCCAATTTCGGCCGGATGCAGGTCGTCCTGAAAGAGGATTCCAATACCGAATGGTACGCTTATGCCTGGACCTCGCTGCTCGAGAAGCTCGGCCTGCGGGAGCCCGTCATGACCAAGGAGGAAGTTGAAGAACACATCAAGGAACACGCCGACGTCCCGCCCGGTTACACCCTGAGGACCAACTGGAGGGACCGCAGTGACGACGCCTCCGTCTCCATCACCCTCTACGGCGAGGATACGGAGACACTAGAGCACCTCGCCCGGGAGGTGGAGCGTCGCCTGAACACCATCGAAGGTCTCAACTCCGTCGAGACCGATATGGACACCGGCACGACGGAACTCCAGGTCCGCCTCGACCGCGACCAGGCCGGCCGTCTCGGCGTCGACACCCGGGCCATCTCCGGAACCATCGCCTACACCCTGCGGGGTTTCGAGATCAGCAAATACTACACCCCCACCGGCCGCGAGGTGGATATTCAGGTCCAACTCAAGGACGCCAGGAACCAGAATATGGACGACCTGAAGAACCTGACCTTCACCTCCCGGGACGGGACCCCCGTCCCTCTCGAGTCGCTGGCTTCGCTCTTTGTCCAACCGTCGCTCGGCGGCATCCGGAGGGAAAACCGGGAGACCGCCCTCAATGTGGTGGCCAAGGCGTCCAAATCCGACGCCAAGAGCCTCTTCGCCAAAGTCGACCAGGCCATGCAGGGGTTCGAGATGCCCCGCGGCTATCGATGGGACAAGGGATCCCGCTATGTTCGCATGGAGGATTCCGACAAGTCCCAGAAATTCGCGATGATCATGTCGATCTGCTTCGTCTTTCTGCTGATGGGCGTGCTCTTCGAATCGTTCATTCTGCCTCTGGCCGTCATCATCGCCATCCCCTTCTCCTTCCTCGGCGTCTACTGGACTCTCTTCCTTACCGGCACGCCGCTCGACATCATGTCGATGATCGGCACGGTCATCCTGATCGGCGTGGTGGTCAACAACGCCATCGTACTGGTCGACCTGACCAACCGGCACCGCCACGAAGGCATGGAACGCACCCAGGCGCTCATGGAAGCGGGGCGCCACCGCTTCCGCCCGATCCTCATGACCACCTTCACCACGGTCTGCGGCCTGATTCCGATGGCGCTGGGCAACTCCAAAATGATTGGCATGCCCTATTCGCCCCTCGGCCGGACCATGATCGGCGGCCTGCTCTGCGCCACCTTCCTCACCCTCGTCATCGTCCCCCTCTTCTACAGTTGCCTCGACGACCTGCGGAACCTCTTCTTCAGGATGATCTCGTCAGCCCGGCAGAAGCAACCCGAAGGGACCCCGGAAGCCGCCGGGCGCTGA
- a CDS encoding cob(I)yrinic acid a,c-diamide adenosyltransferase, with product MSIATRTGDLGTTALMYGRRVPKSHPRVEAYGTVDELNAALGFVRATADDPWVRELIEATQHELIGLMGELAVADEDRQRYEDSKYERTRPGHLDRLDALVVRLEGENIRFEGWATPGASLHAAALDLARTTCRRSERRIWGLEESGSPVNPLALKYLNRLSDVLWLLARRDESRGKGAS from the coding sequence ATGTCCATCGCCACCCGGACCGGAGATCTCGGCACGACCGCGCTCATGTACGGGCGGCGGGTTCCCAAGAGCCACCCGCGGGTCGAGGCCTACGGGACGGTGGATGAGCTGAACGCCGCTCTCGGTTTCGTCCGGGCCACCGCCGATGACCCCTGGGTCCGGGAACTGATCGAGGCGACCCAGCATGAGCTGATCGGCCTGATGGGCGAACTGGCGGTGGCGGACGAGGATCGTCAGCGGTATGAGGATTCCAAATACGAGAGGACGCGTCCGGGTCATCTTGATCGGCTGGATGCGCTGGTCGTCCGGCTGGAGGGTGAGAATATCCGCTTTGAGGGTTGGGCCACTCCTGGCGCCAGCCTGCACGCGGCCGCCCTTGATCTGGCCCGGACCACCTGCCGGCGGTCCGAACGGCGGATCTGGGGGCTCGAGGAATCCGGCAGCCCGGTCAATCCGCTCGCCCTGAAGTACCTCAACCGACTGTCCGATGTCCTCTGGCTGCTGGCCCGGCGGGATGAGAGCCGGGGCAAAGGCGCTTCGTAG
- a CDS encoding pyruvate carboxylase subunit B, translating into MTQNPVIFNNTVLRDGHQSLAATRMRTEQMLPVLAALDAIGFGALETWGGATIDAGLRFLGEFPFDRLDALKRGAPKTPHMMLLRGQNIVQYANFPDDVVEAFVLMSAKHGMDIFRIFDALNDTRNMRTAVTAAKKAGKHAQGTICYTSSPVHTVEKFLEMGREIEAMGCDSVCVKDMAGLIPPYVAGQIIGGLKRELGIPVVLHTHETAGLGAATYLAGIEAGVDSIDTSIVPFANGTGQPDTMRMLSLLEDHPRCPSYDRDALKRLQDHFQVVYDALSDFTSFRNERVDTDALIYQVPGGMLSNFRNQLKEQKMEDRFDEVFAEIPVVRQALGWIPLVTPTSQIVGVQAMLNVKFGRWKNFSPQAMQIALGYYGQTPAPVDPEVRELAAKNTGQEPIECRPADLLSPNMENLRKELANKGYPTDDEHCVIHAMFPQELDKYLQAKKAAASAPPPPAPAPAEPVAVAPPARPAVKAVTGPQPGRHFAVTVNGRRQEVLVEDIG; encoded by the coding sequence ATGACTCAAAATCCCGTAATCTTCAACAATACGGTATTGCGTGACGGGCATCAGTCCCTCGCCGCAACCCGTATGCGAACGGAGCAGATGCTTCCGGTCCTGGCCGCCCTTGATGCCATCGGATTCGGAGCTCTTGAGACCTGGGGGGGCGCGACGATCGACGCGGGCCTGAGATTTCTGGGCGAGTTCCCGTTTGACCGTCTCGACGCCCTCAAGCGGGGTGCGCCCAAGACCCCTCATATGATGCTCCTGAGAGGGCAGAATATCGTTCAGTACGCCAATTTCCCCGACGATGTGGTGGAGGCGTTTGTCCTGATGTCGGCCAAGCACGGGATGGACATCTTCCGGATATTCGACGCCCTCAACGACACCCGCAACATGCGGACCGCGGTGACCGCCGCCAAGAAGGCCGGCAAACACGCGCAGGGAACCATCTGCTACACCTCGAGTCCGGTCCACACGGTGGAGAAATTCCTCGAGATGGGGCGGGAGATCGAGGCGATGGGATGCGATTCGGTCTGCGTCAAGGACATGGCGGGATTGATCCCCCCTTATGTGGCCGGCCAGATCATCGGCGGCCTCAAGCGGGAACTCGGCATCCCGGTCGTCCTCCACACCCATGAGACGGCCGGGCTGGGTGCGGCCACCTACCTGGCCGGGATCGAAGCGGGGGTCGATTCGATCGACACGTCGATCGTCCCCTTCGCCAACGGAACCGGCCAGCCCGACACCATGCGGATGCTTTCCCTGCTCGAGGACCATCCGCGCTGCCCGTCCTACGACCGGGACGCGCTCAAGCGGCTGCAGGATCATTTCCAGGTGGTTTACGATGCCTTGTCCGACTTCACCAGTTTTCGTAATGAACGAGTGGATACGGACGCCCTGATCTACCAGGTGCCCGGCGGGATGCTCAGCAATTTCCGCAATCAGCTCAAGGAACAGAAGATGGAGGACCGCTTCGACGAGGTCTTCGCGGAGATTCCCGTCGTGCGCCAGGCGCTGGGCTGGATCCCGCTGGTCACTCCGACTTCCCAGATCGTCGGGGTCCAGGCCATGCTCAACGTCAAGTTCGGGCGCTGGAAGAATTTCTCTCCCCAGGCCATGCAGATCGCCCTCGGCTATTACGGGCAGACGCCGGCCCCGGTCGACCCGGAGGTCCGGGAGCTGGCGGCGAAGAACACCGGGCAGGAACCGATCGAGTGCCGTCCGGCCGATCTGCTCTCGCCGAACATGGAGAACCTGCGCAAGGAACTGGCGAACAAGGGATACCCGACGGATGACGAGCATTGCGTCATCCATGCCATGTTTCCGCAGGAGCTCGACAAGTACCTTCAGGCGAAGAAGGCGGCCGCGTCGGCACCCCCGCCGCCGGCGCCTGCGCCCGCCGAGCCGGTAGCGGTGGCCCCGCCGGCCCGTCCCGCGGTGAAGGCCGTTACCGGGCCGCAGCCGGGACGCCACTTTGCGGTGACGGTCAATGGCCGGCGCCAGGAGGTCCTGGTCGAGGACATCGGCTGA